The Daucus carota subsp. sativus chromosome 7, DH1 v3.0, whole genome shotgun sequence genome window below encodes:
- the LOC135148011 gene encoding uncharacterized protein LOC135148011, translating into MGNSFSKSTDEATSNVKLVVTKKRYFVYAGKNGGCKEEPKGAAEIHAQNGEDTRSLKVAPTDGEKIGSMHGNSSGSSSKDPSSSVTGSAVESNCSETNFSESSRSCSNGTSNSKNISEVQEDGGCVDDWEVLADELAATDDKVERCDPKSESLLEKRRVVKLDHLPEVVKLPISISPMDVLKPKIENRDESSQSLVENNNVSPLNHQAEVVKQSTAIVDGFKPKPKFGEEWRGCNAFQSKPKPGFGQAWKQRPEKPDPKCKSSVEDISVAQSDHLPKVVKEASAAMDCRKAKPGKGLAWRNNDTFRPKSLPNPRKKHTFPVKEDRHHGRGGTKSGNKNIASDPTPCPICSEDMDSTDLSFLPCSCGFQLCLFCHKRILEQHCGRCPGCREPYDNNAVKWEESSDKLGDCSTLRLARSC; encoded by the exons ATGGGTAACTCTTTTTCGAAATCGACAGATGAGGCTACTTCTAATGTCAAGTTGGTGGTCACAAAAAAGAGG tactTCGTTTATGCAGGGAAGAATGGGGGGTGCAAGGAGGAACCGAAAGGAGCTGCAGAGATTCATGCGCAAAATGGGGAGGATACAAGGAGCTTGAAGGTTGCTCCTACAGATGGAGAGAAAATTGGTTCCATGCATGGCAATAGCTCGGGTTCATCCTCGAAAGATCCAAGCAGCAGTGTTACTGGAAGTGCTGTTGAAAGCAACTGCTCTGAAACTAATTTTAGTGAAAGTAGCAGGAGTTGTAGCAACGGCACGTCTAATTCAAAAAACATCAGTGAAGTTCAGGAGGATGGTGGTTGTGTGGATGACTGGGAAGTTTTGGCTGATGAATTGGCAGCTACAGATGACAAGGTGGAGCGGTGTGACCCAAAATCTGAATCATTGCTTGAGAAGAGAAGGGTTGTCAAATTGGATCATTTGCCTGAGGTGGTGAAGCTACCAATTTCAATTTCCCCCATGGACGTTTTGAAGCCAAAGATAGAGAACCGTGATGAAAGTTCTCAATCATTGGTGGAAAATAACAATGTTTCCCCACTAAACCATCAGGCTGAAGTGGTGAAACAATCAACTGCCATCGTAGATGGTTTCAAGCCAAAGCCAAAATTTGGCGAGGAATGGAGGGGATGTAATGCTTTTCAATCAAAGCCGAAGCCAGGATTCGGCCAGGCATGGAAGCAAAGGCCAGAAAAGCCTGACCCAAAATGTAAGTCATCGGTGGAAGATATATCTGTTGCCCAATCGGATCATCTGCCTAAAGTGGTAAAAGAAGCATCTGCTGCCATGGACTGCAGGAAGGCAAAGCCAGGAAAGGGCTTGGCATGGAGGAACAATGATACTTTTCGCCCTAAAAGCCTGCCTAATCCACGAAAGAAGCATACTTTCCCTGTTAAAGAGGATAGGCATCATGGTCGTGGTGGCACAAAATCAGGCAATAAGAATATTGCATCGGATCCAACACCATGTCCCATATGCTCTGAGGATATGGATAGCACTGATTTAAGCTTCCTTCCTTGTTCATGCGGGTTTCAGCTTTGCCTCTTCTGCCACAAAAGGATTCTTGAGCAGCACTGTGGTCGCTGTCCAGGGTGCAGGGAGCCTTATGATAACAATGCTGTCAAGTGGGAAGAAAGTTCAGATAAGCTTGGAGATTGCTCAACTCTCCGCCTGGCTCGTTCTTGTTAA
- the LOC108193772 gene encoding protein EDS1, producing MEENMINAIAMSNDLINGACSASMKAHKSGKNYRRIKIQGSTDVVFAFAGSWSVNEFFKQKSFGEEEIDLKMFRSMRSIGPDETALVNAAFAEKYKSLHKSLKIEVDKDLKKGRQIVFAGHSSGGAVAIFATLWFLENTNHTVGERIPFHCLTFGSPLAGDKIFGHAIRREDWSRYFTHFVMKHDIVPRIMLAPVTRIEGELQKALNFFKNYRTASSQNQLLQPQVLYKEVMRNASSVASCSASGLMGCPNTLLESLSTYVESSPYRPFGKYVFCTGNGKLVVVENSDAVLQMLFYSSQVDSEAEEGEIALKSLHEHMCYEEELQKSLAMKKVICLNHLQNLPLDSVGSTLNEDSTDVALNDLGLSARARLCLRAAGEFEDQKKRNQSHIEKYEVIIAKALNEIQAYQINCEGRNMNYYDAFKHQKDSKIDFKANIKRIELSGMWDEIMDLLQNYELPDGFEGRQDWIKLGTEFRELVEPIDIANYYRHFKNDDCGPYMRNGRPRRYRFTQRWSEHASKTEFRPISSSSFWAEVEELRNEKFEDIKEKLEPLEKALQIWQDDGKLCKHVFSHGSTVAEWWKTLPDQYRSTSCLAQYMSN from the exons ATGGAGGAAAACATGATCAATGCAATAGCCATGTCAAATGATCTCATCAATGGAGCCTGTTCTGCATCCATGAAAGCTCACAAGTCCGGAAAAAATTATCGTCGTATCAAAATTCAAGGATCAACGGATGTTGTGTTTGCATTTGCTGGATCATGGTCTGTAAATGAATTCTTCAAGCAAAAGTCTTTCGGAGAAGAAGAAATTGATCTTAAAATGTTCCGGTCTATGAGAAGTATCGGCCCTGATGAGACTGCCCTGGTGAATGCAGCATTCGCTGAAAAATACAAGAGTCTCCACAAATCACTCAAAATTGAG GTGGACAAAGATCTTAAGAAGGGGAGACAAATTGTTTTTGCAGGGCACTCCTCAGGAGGCGCGGTAGCTATCTTTGCAACCCTTTGGTTCCTGGAAAATACTAATCACACAGTAGGTGAACGAATTCCGTTTCATTGTCTAACTTTTGGATCTCCGCTTGCTGGTGACAAGATTTTTGGACATGCTATCAGACGAGAGGACTGGTCAAGATACTTCACACATTTTGTAATGAAGCATGACATTGTCCCGCGAATAATGCTTGCTCCTGTCACGCGTATTGAAGGAGAATTGCAGAAagctctcaatttcttcaagaATTACAGAACTGCAAGTTCTCAAAATCAGTTACTGCAACCTCAGGTTCTTTATAAGGAAGTCATGAGAAATGCTTCATCTGTTGCAAGCTGTTCTGCAAGCGGCCTCATGGGATGCCCAAACACGCTATTAGAATCTTTATCTACTTATGTTGAATCAAGCCCTTACAGGCCCTTcggaaaatatgtattttgcaCAGGGAATGGGAAATTGGTGGTTGTTGAAAATTCAGACGCGGTCTTGCAGATGTTATTCTATAGTTCTCAGGTAGATAGTGAAGCCGAAGAGGGGGAAATTGCTTTGAAAAGCTTACATGAACATATGTGTTATGAAGAAGAACTGCAAAAAAGCTTGGCAATGAAAAAAGTAATCTGCTTGAACCACCTACAGAATCTTCCCCTAGACTCCGTTGGCAGTACCTTAAACGAGGATTCAACAGACGTGGCCCTGAATGACCTTGGCCTG AGTGCAAGAGCCAGGCTATGCCTTCGGGCTGCTGGTGAATTCGAGGATCAGAAGAAGAGAAATCAAAGCCATATTGAAAAGTATGAGGTCATCATTGCAAAGGCATTGAATGAAATACAAGCATACCAGATTAATTGTGAAGGGCGCAACATGAACTACTATGATGCCTTTAAACATCAGAAAGACAGCAAAATCGACTTTAAGGCCAACATCAAGAGGATTGAGCTATCGGGCATGTGGGATGAGATTATGGACTTGTTGCAGAATTATGAACTTCCAGATGGATTTGAGGGCCGCCAAGACTGGATAAAGCTAGGAACAGAATTTCGGGAGCTTGTTGAACCAATAGATATTGCCAACTACTACAGACACTTTAAGAATGATGACTGTGGTCCATACATGAGAAACGGTAGACCAAGACGCTACAGATTCACCCAGAGATGGTCTGAACATGCTTCCAAGACAGAATTCAGACCGATCTCCAGCTCTAGTTTCTGGGCTGAGGTGGAGGAGCTTCGAAATGAGAAATTTGAAGACATAAAGGAGAAGCTTGAGCCTCTAGAGAAAGCATTACAGATATGGCAAGACGACGGGAAGTTGTGCAAACATGTATTTTCCCATGGATCCACAGTTGCTGAGTGGTGGAAAACGCTCCCTGACCAATATAGATCAACATCTTGCCTTGCTCAGTATATGAGCAATTAG